From Bacillus sp. FSL K6-3431, the proteins below share one genomic window:
- a CDS encoding DUF2953 domain-containing protein, whose protein sequence is MVLSGTILTLILIFVILMTMAIKVEIKLRLGFKHNDIKIQVKTLFNLIKVKKEFSLINLQKSEDSPETYDDLHFLKEKITGIHTDMKPFIKIISHFFRKVVIKKLNWQTKIGMGNASTSAITSGVVWSFKGAVNAYINSHFRVKKSPLINVVPDFHQYVVMTELHCMITVSAGNTIKTGWKLYRTWKKLNLSNQFQHEVAKRRTGDERTSN, encoded by the coding sequence ATGGTTCTTTCCGGTACAATACTTACATTAATATTGATCTTCGTTATCTTAATGACCATGGCAATTAAAGTGGAAATAAAGCTTCGTTTGGGATTTAAACATAATGATATAAAGATCCAAGTGAAAACATTGTTTAATCTTATTAAAGTAAAGAAGGAATTTTCATTAATAAATTTACAAAAAAGTGAAGATTCTCCAGAAACATATGATGATCTTCATTTTCTAAAGGAAAAAATAACTGGTATTCACACTGATATGAAACCGTTTATTAAAATTATCAGCCACTTTTTTCGAAAAGTCGTCATTAAAAAGTTAAACTGGCAAACGAAAATTGGGATGGGGAATGCATCTACTTCAGCAATTACTTCCGGTGTTGTTTGGTCTTTTAAAGGAGCAGTAAATGCTTATATTAATAGTCATTTCCGAGTGAAAAAAAGCCCCTTAATTAATGTTGTACCAGATTTTCATCAGTATGTAGTTATGACAGAACTGCACTGTATGATAACTGTAAGTGCAGGAAATACTATTAAAACAGGTTGGAAGTTATATCGAACTTGGAAGAAGCTAAATTTGTCTAATCAATTTCAACATGAAGTGGCTAAAAGGAGGACTGGCGATGAGCGAACATCCAATTAA
- the rarD gene encoding EamA family transporter RarD, with protein sequence MTNDERKGIIYAGVAYSLWGILAIFWKQLSHISAGEILANRIFWSFWFMILVLIIGRQFPILLNNLKQIRYHRKTFIALGAASLLISINWFLFIWAVNMNMLVETSLGYYINPLVSILLGVIVLKEKLSSIQVVSFFLALGGVLILTISYGQFPWVSFGLALSFGVYGLVKKMIKVDSSIGLTLETLVIMPIAFIYIIIQMFNGSSSLFSGSIVTDGLLIASGAITAIPLLYFAKGVQKIPLYLMGFMQYIAPTLMLLLGVFLYGEPFGTIQIIAFSFIWGALAFITFSTINWSGKSKTQSSKTA encoded by the coding sequence ATGACAAATGATGAACGTAAAGGAATAATATACGCTGGGGTGGCATATTCCTTATGGGGAATATTAGCTATTTTCTGGAAGCAGTTAAGCCATATATCAGCAGGAGAAATTTTAGCAAACCGAATATTTTGGTCTTTTTGGTTCATGATCCTTGTATTAATTATAGGTAGACAATTTCCAATCTTATTAAATAATTTAAAACAAATACGTTATCATCGAAAAACATTTATTGCACTTGGTGCTGCTTCACTACTCATTAGTATTAACTGGTTTTTATTTATCTGGGCAGTAAATATGAACATGCTTGTAGAAACAAGTCTTGGTTATTATATCAATCCTCTAGTAAGTATTTTACTAGGCGTAATCGTATTAAAAGAAAAATTATCCTCCATTCAAGTCGTTTCCTTTTTTCTGGCATTAGGAGGTGTGTTAATTTTAACGATCTCATACGGCCAATTTCCGTGGGTGTCTTTTGGACTTGCATTGTCTTTTGGGGTATATGGCCTTGTGAAAAAAATGATTAAGGTAGACTCATCCATTGGACTTACACTTGAAACGCTAGTTATTATGCCTATTGCTTTTATATATATAATTATTCAAATGTTTAATGGGAGTAGTTCATTATTTTCCGGATCGATAGTGACAGATGGTTTATTAATCGCATCCGGAGCAATAACAGCTATCCCGTTACTTTATTTTGCAAAAGGTGTACAAAAAATCCCCTTATACTTAATGGGATTTATGCAATATATTGCACCCACACTTATGCTTCTTCTAGGGGTATTTCTATATGGTGAACCTTTTGGTACGATCCAGATCATTGCGTTCTCCTTTATTTGGGGTGCACTAGCTTTCATTACTTTTTCAACTATCAATTGGTCGGGAAAAAGTAAAACACAAAGCAGTAAAACAGCTTAA
- the tpx gene encoding thiol peroxidase, translated as MASVTFKGNPITLIGNEATVGESAPDFTVLANDLSEVKLSDNKGTVRLISVVPSVDTGVCALQTKRFNDEIGNLGNVSVYTISADLPFAQARWAKENGLNDAKIFSDHRDLSFGEAYGVVMKELRLLARSVFVIDSEDKVVYAEYVAEGTDHPDYDKALEAAKQAK; from the coding sequence ATGGCATCAGTTACGTTTAAAGGAAACCCAATCACGCTAATTGGTAATGAAGCGACGGTGGGCGAGAGTGCGCCTGATTTTACAGTTCTTGCAAATGATCTATCCGAAGTGAAGTTAAGCGATAATAAAGGAACGGTTCGACTTATCAGTGTTGTTCCATCTGTAGATACTGGAGTTTGCGCACTGCAAACAAAACGCTTTAATGATGAAATTGGTAATCTTGGCAATGTTTCTGTTTATACAATCTCCGCCGATCTACCTTTTGCACAAGCGCGTTGGGCGAAAGAAAATGGGTTAAACGATGCAAAAATATTCTCCGACCATCGTGATCTTTCTTTTGGAGAAGCATACGGTGTTGTTATGAAAGAATTGCGACTATTAGCGCGCAGTGTTTTTGTGATTGATAGTGAAGACAAAGTTGTGTATGCTGAATATGTTGCTGAGGGAACAGATCATCCGGATTATGATAAAGCACTTGAAGCTGCTAAACAAGCAAAATAA
- a CDS encoding alpha/beta-type small acid-soluble spore protein — protein sequence MPNSNNLVVPGVQNALDQMKFEIATEFGVQLGADTTSRANGSVGGEITKRLVQMAEQQLGGQSQ from the coding sequence ATGCCAAACAGTAATAATCTTGTTGTACCTGGAGTTCAAAACGCTTTAGACCAAATGAAATTCGAAATCGCAACTGAGTTCGGTGTTCAATTGGGAGCAGATACAACTTCACGTGCAAATGGTTCTGTCGGTGGAGAAATCACAAAACGTCTTGTACAAATGGCTGAACAACAATTAGGTGGCCAATCACAGTAA
- a CDS encoding class I SAM-dependent methyltransferase gives MMTQIEILYTVFDETAEILQEELECTYLEALAATGENLFHEDIVQENINDLTKKRLRKKYEEVTIASFSPEEIRKAYQLALLKGTKDHVQPNHQMTPDTIGHMISYFTGKFLNNRTDLTMMDPAVGTGNLLSTIINGYNNNINIQAYGVDVDDLLLKLAYVGASLQEQRIELFYQDALESLFIDPVDAVVCDLPVGYYPNDEQAASFELNAESGHAYAHHLLMEKSINHTLPGGYLFFLIPNGLFETNEAPKLHKYLQKNVHIQGIIQLPLSVFKDENAAKSLFILQKKMPGLKAPKEVLLATLPKLSNKKALNKMLYGMEKWFKENKE, from the coding sequence ATGATGACCCAAATAGAAATACTATATACAGTTTTTGATGAAACAGCAGAGATATTACAGGAAGAACTGGAATGTACATATTTAGAAGCACTAGCTGCAACAGGCGAAAATCTTTTTCATGAGGATATAGTGCAGGAAAATATAAATGATCTAACGAAAAAACGTCTTCGAAAAAAATATGAAGAAGTTACAATAGCTTCATTCTCTCCAGAGGAAATCCGCAAAGCTTATCAACTAGCCCTATTAAAAGGAACGAAAGATCATGTACAGCCGAATCATCAAATGACCCCAGATACGATCGGGCATATGATCAGTTACTTTACGGGGAAATTTTTAAATAACCGAACTGATTTGACGATGATGGATCCTGCTGTAGGAACAGGTAATTTACTATCAACGATTATAAATGGGTACAATAATAACATAAATATCCAAGCATACGGTGTAGATGTAGATGATCTACTGTTAAAGCTTGCATATGTTGGAGCAAGTCTTCAAGAACAGCGTATTGAACTCTTTTATCAAGATGCACTAGAATCGTTATTTATTGATCCAGTTGATGCAGTTGTTTGTGATTTGCCGGTTGGATACTATCCGAATGATGAGCAGGCAGCTTCATTTGAATTAAATGCTGAAAGTGGACACGCATATGCCCATCATTTATTGATGGAGAAAAGCATTAATCATACACTACCTGGTGGATATCTGTTTTTTTTAATTCCTAATGGATTATTTGAAACGAATGAAGCACCAAAGCTTCATAAATACTTGCAAAAAAATGTTCATATTCAAGGAATTATCCAGTTACCACTGTCCGTTTTTAAAGATGAGAATGCAGCAAAAAGCTTATTCATTCTTCAAAAAAAAATGCCGGGTTTAAAAGCGCCTAAGGAAGTCTTACTTGCGACACTCCCGAAACTATCTAATAAAAAAGCTCTAAATAAAATGTTATACGGAATGGAAAAATGGTTTAAAGAAAATAAAGAATAA
- a CDS encoding cysteine desulfurase family protein, protein MIYFDNSATTKPHQDVLDAYIKVSSDMYGNASSLHNFGGKSEQLLTRAREQIANLCDVKPAEIYFTSGGTEGNNLAIKGAAFMHRGRGNHIITTAIEHPSVKEPCEQLKSMGFDITYLPVNKNGVVSVFDLKAAITEQTTLVSIMYVNNETGSIQPIGEIGRLLKNYPKILFHVDFVQAAGKLPIDIYELFLDLCTFSAHKFHGLKGTGFLFKRQGVKLEPLISGGNQELKMRSGTENTGGIVAMAKALRLVELNRKNKGAELLRIHRFLYDRLQAIPSIIIHTPVIAAPHIINFSAQGLKGEVLVHALEEEGIVLSTTSACSSKDKLPSTTLKSMGVSGELAIGAVRISLSYGNTLEEAEIFFQALSKILQRLNKVMRRI, encoded by the coding sequence TTGATATATTTTGATAATAGTGCGACAACCAAGCCTCATCAAGATGTGCTGGATGCTTATATAAAGGTAAGTAGTGATATGTATGGGAATGCATCATCTCTTCATAATTTCGGTGGAAAATCAGAACAGTTGCTCACTCGCGCTCGTGAACAAATAGCGAATCTATGTGATGTAAAACCGGCAGAGATTTATTTTACATCTGGTGGAACAGAGGGAAATAATTTGGCGATCAAAGGTGCTGCTTTTATGCATAGAGGTAGAGGTAATCATATCATTACTACTGCGATTGAACATCCGTCAGTGAAAGAACCCTGTGAGCAGCTCAAATCAATGGGTTTTGATATCACTTATTTACCAGTAAATAAGAATGGTGTCGTGTCCGTTTTCGACTTAAAAGCTGCGATAACGGAACAAACGACGCTCGTATCAATCATGTATGTGAATAATGAAACGGGGTCTATACAACCGATAGGTGAAATAGGCCGACTATTAAAAAACTATCCAAAGATTCTTTTTCATGTGGATTTTGTGCAAGCTGCAGGGAAGTTACCCATTGATATATATGAATTGTTTCTGGATCTTTGTACGTTTTCAGCACATAAATTCCATGGTTTGAAAGGAACGGGCTTTTTATTTAAAAGACAAGGTGTAAAACTGGAACCACTCATTTCTGGAGGAAATCAGGAGCTAAAGATGAGAAGTGGGACAGAGAATACTGGAGGTATTGTTGCAATGGCAAAAGCATTGCGACTGGTTGAGTTAAATCGGAAAAACAAGGGAGCGGAGCTTTTACGAATTCATCGCTTCCTATATGATCGGTTACAAGCCATACCTAGCATCATTATTCATACTCCAGTAATCGCAGCTCCGCATATTATCAATTTTTCTGCTCAAGGGCTAAAAGGAGAAGTGCTCGTCCATGCTTTAGAAGAGGAAGGAATTGTTCTTTCTACAACAAGTGCATGTTCATCGAAGGATAAGCTGCCAAGCACTACATTAAAATCGATGGGAGTCAGTGGTGAATTAGCTATCGGTGCAGTACGAATCAGTCTATCGTATGGAAATACGCTAGAAGAAGCGGAGATCTTTTTCCAAGCGCTTAGCAAAATTTTACAACGATTAAATAAGGTAATGAGGCGAATATAA
- the sppA gene encoding signal peptide peptidase SppA has product MNGKRWAALGIAAGVLCVSLVINSASAFLFTDFSKIIEDNFISGTSFVEETIESGNMAKKIAVLEVDGVIQDTGETPSIFSSGYMHREFMEKLNHVKDDKSVKAIMIYVNSPGGGTNESAEIHKKLVDIKKETKKPIYISMGAMAASGGYYISAPADKIYASPETLTGSLGVIMQGVNFSELADKYGVDFMTIKSGPYKDIMSSYREMTKEEKVILESMLANSYDEFVRIIAEGRGMSEAKVRELADGRIYDGRQAKEVGLIDDFGYREDVIAQLKKDYKPLKDAAVVSYSSSASGLGSLFGVAAQKIGGKEAEMSGILKLLSHPNAPRLMYLYSE; this is encoded by the coding sequence ATGAACGGGAAAAGATGGGCAGCACTTGGAATTGCTGCTGGAGTTCTATGTGTTTCACTTGTGATTAATTCAGCTAGTGCATTTTTGTTTACTGATTTTTCTAAGATAATTGAGGATAATTTTATTAGTGGTACTTCATTTGTGGAAGAAACAATTGAATCAGGAAATATGGCGAAAAAGATAGCGGTGCTTGAAGTGGATGGAGTGATCCAAGACACTGGTGAAACACCATCTATTTTTTCAAGCGGTTATATGCACAGGGAATTTATGGAGAAGCTTAATCATGTAAAGGATGATAAATCAGTTAAAGCGATTATGATTTATGTGAATTCTCCTGGAGGAGGCACAAATGAATCAGCTGAGATTCATAAGAAATTAGTAGATATTAAAAAAGAAACCAAAAAACCTATATACATATCTATGGGAGCAATGGCGGCATCAGGAGGCTATTATATTTCAGCACCCGCAGATAAAATCTATGCTAGTCCAGAAACGCTAACAGGATCTTTAGGTGTCATTATGCAAGGTGTGAATTTTAGTGAACTCGCTGATAAATATGGCGTTGATTTTATGACTATTAAAAGCGGTCCCTATAAGGATATTATGAGTTCTTATCGTGAAATGACGAAAGAGGAAAAAGTGATTTTAGAGTCAATGTTAGCAAATTCTTATGATGAATTTGTTCGAATAATCGCTGAGGGACGTGGCATGTCTGAAGCTAAAGTTCGCGAATTAGCTGACGGAAGAATTTATGATGGTCGTCAAGCAAAAGAAGTAGGCTTAATTGATGACTTCGGTTACCGCGAAGATGTTATAGCGCAATTGAAAAAAGACTATAAACCACTTAAAGATGCAGCAGTAGTAAGTTATTCATCAAGTGCTAGCGGACTTGGTTCATTATTCGGTGTGGCTGCACAAAAAATTGGCGGTAAGGAAGCAGAAATGTCTGGCATTCTGAAATTATTATCTCATCCGAATGCACCAAGATTGATGTATTTATATTCAGAATAA
- the thiI gene encoding tRNA uracil 4-sulfurtransferase ThiI produces MNYDRILIRYGEMSLKGRNRKHFVTKLKKNIKFILQDFEKIKIESDWDRMYVLLNGEEAESVIVALKKVFGIQSFSPAIKTEKEIEAIRAAALHIIQQAHIPGNTFKVSARRSDKKFEYDSNGLNHAVGAHILIHTEDIKVDVKKPDINLIVEVREEAAYISGEVIQGAGGFPVGSSGRAMLMLSGGIDSPVAGYLTMKRGVIVEAVHFYSPPFTSERAKQKVLDLAEKLGQYSGSVKVHIVPFTVIQETIHNEIPEAYSMTATRRMMLRITDEIRKNRQGQAIVTGESLGQVASQTMDSMFAINDVTSTPIIRPLITMDKLDIIKIAEDIDTMEISNRPYEDCCTIFTPPAPKTRPKLDKITMYEKKFDWDPLLTEAVEKTETIIVSCRKRSKIDSEEDLF; encoded by the coding sequence ATGAATTATGATCGAATTTTAATTAGGTATGGCGAAATGTCTTTGAAAGGGCGAAACAGAAAACATTTCGTCACTAAGTTAAAGAAAAATATTAAATTTATTTTACAAGATTTTGAAAAAATTAAAATTGAATCTGATTGGGATAGAATGTATGTGCTTTTAAATGGAGAAGAAGCGGAATCAGTCATTGTGGCTTTAAAAAAGGTATTCGGTATTCAATCATTTAGTCCAGCGATCAAAACGGAAAAGGAAATTGAAGCTATCCGGGCTGCTGCGTTACATATTATTCAGCAAGCCCATATTCCAGGAAATACATTTAAAGTCTCGGCACGCAGATCAGATAAAAAATTTGAATATGATTCAAATGGCTTAAATCATGCAGTTGGTGCACATATTCTCATCCATACAGAAGATATAAAAGTAGATGTGAAGAAACCTGATATTAACTTGATCGTAGAAGTAAGAGAAGAAGCTGCATATATTTCAGGAGAAGTGATTCAAGGTGCTGGTGGATTCCCTGTTGGCTCATCTGGGAGAGCAATGCTTATGCTATCAGGAGGTATCGATAGTCCAGTCGCAGGGTATTTGACAATGAAACGCGGTGTTATTGTAGAAGCAGTTCATTTTTATAGTCCACCTTTTACTAGCGAAAGAGCGAAGCAAAAAGTTCTGGATTTGGCTGAAAAACTTGGTCAATACAGTGGGAGCGTGAAAGTTCATATCGTTCCATTTACAGTTATTCAGGAAACAATACATAATGAAATTCCTGAAGCTTATTCAATGACTGCAACAAGAAGAATGATGTTACGCATAACAGATGAGATTAGAAAGAACCGTCAAGGACAAGCGATTGTTACGGGAGAAAGTCTTGGACAGGTAGCAAGCCAAACGATGGATAGCATGTTTGCAATTAATGACGTTACAAGTACTCCAATTATTCGTCCGCTCATTACGATGGACAAGTTAGACATAATAAAAATTGCAGAAGATATTGATACGATGGAAATTTCTAATCGCCCTTATGAAGATTGTTGTACTATTTTTACCCCACCTGCGCCAAAAACGCGTCCAAAATTAGATAAAATAACGATGTATGAAAAGAAATTTGACTGGGATCCTTTGTTGACGGAAGCGGTAGAGAAAACTGAAACGATTATTGTTAGTTGCCGAAAACGCTCGAAAATCGATTCTGAAGAAGATTTGTTTTAA
- a CDS encoding RDD family protein yields MTKEYSLEKNQLENEAVVDVHGMGEIPMESTSVIATPHYAGFWMRFWAYLLDCVVIFSINGMLVKPVFRLLDISLSRVGIFSAYAIISGLVFYLYFILMTKYLGQTLGKMVFGLKVISLKTPGLSWGTVVFREGIGRFISVTLKFLYAIAAFTPKKQALHDMFADTAVIHDRM; encoded by the coding sequence ATGACGAAGGAATATTCATTAGAAAAGAATCAGCTCGAGAATGAGGCTGTTGTAGATGTCCATGGCATGGGAGAAATCCCTATGGAATCAACATCCGTTATCGCAACACCGCATTATGCAGGATTTTGGATGCGCTTCTGGGCATATTTACTTGATTGCGTTGTTATCTTCAGTATTAATGGGATGCTCGTGAAACCGGTATTTCGGTTATTAGACATCTCCTTATCTAGGGTAGGCATTTTTTCTGCATATGCGATCATTTCGGGGCTTGTATTTTATTTATATTTTATCCTTATGACAAAATATTTAGGCCAAACCCTCGGAAAGATGGTATTTGGATTAAAAGTGATCTCGCTTAAAACACCTGGACTTTCATGGGGGACAGTTGTATTTAGAGAAGGCATCGGACGTTTTATATCAGTTACATTAAAATTTTTATATGCAATTGCCGCCTTTACTCCAAAAAAACAAGCATTGCATGATATGTTTGCTGATACCGCAGTTATTCATGATCGCATGTAA
- the mbcS gene encoding acyl-CoA synthetase MbcS encodes MNTENLIAPETYNIIQEIERFAQEPQRLAIKWEDEQGVKKEITYKKLLENANKIGNVFKEKGFEKGDTILVMVPRLIEAYEVYTAALKMGIIVIPSSEMLKAKDLDYRISHGDVKGIVCYYPYIDQFQELENAKGLIKLAIGPSIDGWESLEQLAETASSELEIADTMNTDTAFLPYTSGTTGNPKAVVHTHGWGYAHLRTAAPNWLCIEEQDVVWATSGPGWQKWIWSPFLSVLGSGATSFVYHGKYDAQKYLTLLGKYNVNVLCCTPTEYRIMAKADNLSDFKLDHLRSAVSAGEPLNREVIDTFRKHFNVDVRDGYGQTENTLLVGITKGMELRPGSMGKPTPGNHVEIINEFGEPCEIGEVGDIAVHINTPALFKMYYKEPERTAMQFRGDYYITGDKAKKDEEGYFWFEGRGDDIIVSSGYTIGPFEVEDALVKHPFVQECAVVASPDEVRGNIVKAFVILKPGVNKNDLDIVSNLQNHVKNMTAPYKYPRKIEFVEKLPKTASGKIMRVELRKSEQDSQ; translated from the coding sequence ATGAATACTGAAAATTTAATAGCGCCAGAAACATATAATATCATACAAGAGATAGAAAGATTCGCACAAGAACCGCAAAGACTTGCGATTAAATGGGAAGATGAACAAGGTGTTAAGAAAGAGATTACATATAAAAAACTACTAGAAAATGCGAATAAGATAGGTAATGTTTTTAAAGAAAAGGGATTTGAAAAAGGCGATACAATATTAGTTATGGTTCCACGGTTAATAGAAGCATATGAGGTATACACAGCGGCTTTGAAAATGGGGATTATAGTTATACCAAGTTCGGAAATGTTGAAGGCTAAGGATTTGGATTATAGGATATCTCATGGAGATGTAAAAGGCATTGTTTGCTATTATCCGTATATCGATCAGTTTCAAGAATTGGAAAATGCAAAGGGGCTAATAAAACTTGCTATAGGACCTTCAATTGATGGCTGGGAATCTTTGGAACAATTAGCAGAAACGGCTTCAAGCGAGTTAGAAATAGCGGATACTATGAATACTGATACTGCATTTCTTCCATATACTTCAGGAACGACAGGTAATCCAAAGGCAGTTGTTCATACACATGGTTGGGGATATGCCCATTTAAGAACAGCGGCACCAAATTGGCTATGTATTGAAGAACAAGACGTGGTTTGGGCAACATCAGGGCCAGGGTGGCAAAAGTGGATATGGAGTCCATTCCTTTCCGTATTAGGATCAGGGGCGACAAGCTTCGTCTATCATGGAAAATATGATGCTCAAAAGTATCTGACTCTTTTGGGAAAATATAATGTAAATGTTCTATGTTGTACACCTACTGAATATAGAATCATGGCAAAAGCAGATAATTTATCAGATTTTAAGCTTGATCATTTACGTAGTGCGGTATCGGCCGGCGAACCGTTAAATAGGGAAGTGATTGATACATTCCGCAAGCATTTTAATGTTGATGTTCGCGATGGTTATGGTCAAACGGAAAACACATTGCTTGTTGGGATAACTAAAGGCATGGAATTAAGACCAGGATCGATGGGAAAACCGACTCCGGGAAATCATGTGGAAATCATTAATGAATTTGGTGAACCATGCGAAATAGGTGAGGTAGGGGATATTGCTGTTCACATCAATACTCCTGCACTATTTAAAATGTACTATAAGGAACCGGAAAGGACTGCGATGCAATTTCGTGGTGATTATTATATTACAGGTGACAAAGCTAAAAAAGATGAAGAAGGTTATTTCTGGTTTGAAGGACGTGGTGATGACATTATCGTCAGCTCTGGCTACACCATTGGACCATTCGAAGTAGAAGATGCACTTGTAAAGCATCCATTTGTTCAGGAATGTGCAGTTGTCGCAAGTCCTGACGAAGTACGAGGAAATATTGTAAAAGCGTTCGTTATCTTAAAACCAGGCGTTAATAAAAATGACCTCGACATCGTATCCAATTTGCAAAACCACGTTAAAAATATGACTGCTCCATATAAGTATCCGCGGAAAATTGAATTCGTCGAAAAATTACCAAAAACTGCATCAGGCAAAATAATGAGGGTGGAATTAAGAAAAAGCGAACAGGATAGCCAATAG
- the ytfJ gene encoding GerW family sporulation protein, translating to MSEHPIKGLMTTAMENLKEMIDVNTIIGDPVEIPDGGVILTVSKVGFGFAMGGSEFNGGQSSSDSQGEGGELPFGGGSGGGVSITPIAFLIVNKEGVNMLHLEQNTHLLEKLIDLAPGAIEKVQRMISQKSSNNKEKHAGQSEKDFDFDI from the coding sequence ATGAGCGAACATCCAATTAAAGGATTAATGACAACGGCAATGGAAAATTTAAAAGAGATGATTGATGTCAACACGATTATCGGAGACCCAGTTGAAATACCTGATGGAGGGGTTATCTTAACAGTGTCGAAGGTAGGCTTTGGGTTTGCTATGGGTGGAAGCGAGTTTAATGGTGGACAAAGTAGTAGTGATTCACAAGGGGAAGGTGGAGAACTTCCATTTGGCGGGGGAAGTGGCGGCGGTGTTTCGATTACGCCAATCGCTTTTTTGATCGTAAATAAAGAGGGAGTAAATATGCTCCACCTTGAACAAAACACGCATTTACTTGAAAAGTTAATCGATCTTGCTCCAGGTGCAATTGAAAAAGTGCAAAGGATGATAAGTCAAAAAAGCAGTAACAATAAAGAGAAGCACGCAGGTCAAAGTGAAAAGGATTTTGATTTTGATATTTGA
- a CDS encoding NAD kinase, giving the protein MESRKNIFFFHKNDTTKAEKIAALHELAERHGFSVVDNSQSANIIASIGGDGTFLQAVRKTGFRQDCLYAGISTDGTKGLYCDFHIDNMHEMVDAMTMAQIEVRKYPIIKVDIDEEGSFYCLNEFTIRSGIIKTLVMDVYIDGFHFETFRGDGMVISTPTGSTAYNKSVKGAVVDPLIPCMQVSEMASLNNNLYRTLGSSFILSDGRKLLLKVVQDGNDYPTMGMDNDALSIQHVEKVEIQLTDKRIKTIKLKNNSFWEKVKRTFL; this is encoded by the coding sequence ATGGAATCACGTAAAAATATATTCTTTTTTCATAAAAATGATACAACTAAAGCGGAAAAAATCGCTGCCCTACATGAATTAGCCGAAAGACATGGGTTTTCTGTTGTAGATAATTCACAATCTGCAAATATTATTGCCAGTATCGGTGGGGACGGCACTTTTTTACAAGCAGTTAGGAAAACTGGCTTTAGACAGGATTGCCTGTATGCAGGTATTTCTACTGATGGAACAAAGGGCCTGTACTGTGATTTTCATATTGATAATATGCATGAAATGGTTGATGCCATGACAATGGCGCAAATTGAAGTAAGAAAATATCCAATTATCAAAGTTGATATTGATGAAGAAGGATCTTTTTACTGCTTGAATGAATTTACGATTCGATCGGGAATTATCAAAACCTTAGTGATGGATGTTTATATTGATGGTTTTCACTTTGAAACATTCCGTGGCGATGGTATGGTCATTTCCACACCAACGGGAAGTACTGCCTATAATAAGTCAGTTAAAGGAGCAGTCGTCGATCCACTAATCCCTTGTATGCAAGTGAGTGAAATGGCATCGTTAAACAACAATCTGTATCGAACGCTCGGATCATCTTTCATATTAAGTGATGGACGCAAACTTCTTTTAAAAGTTGTACAAGATGGAAATGATTATCCAACAATGGGGATGGACAATGATGCCTTAAGCATTCAACATGTTGAAAAAGTCGAAATCCAATTAACCGACAAACGCATCAAAACCATTAAACTAAAAAACAACTCATTCTGGGAAAAAGTAAAAAGAACATTTTTATAA
- a CDS encoding DUF4180 domain-containing protein: MKTNTVKQNNIEIAVISSTEILIKDVQSALDFMATVQYETGCNRIILNKSAICEDFFHLSTKLAGEILQKFINYHVKIAVVGDFSVYSSKSLKDFIYESNKGKDIFFFPDEKQAIEKLSMV; encoded by the coding sequence ATGAAAACAAATACCGTTAAACAGAATAATATTGAAATTGCTGTTATAAGCAGTACCGAGATACTAATAAAAGATGTTCAGTCGGCATTGGATTTTATGGCGACAGTACAGTATGAAACTGGCTGTAACCGTATAATTTTGAATAAATCGGCAATATGTGAGGACTTTTTTCACTTAAGTACGAAACTTGCAGGGGAAATATTACAAAAGTTTATTAATTATCATGTGAAAATAGCCGTTGTAGGAGACTTTTCTGTATATTCAAGTAAGAGTTTGAAAGACTTTATCTATGAGAGTAATAAAGGGAAAGATATATTTTTCTTTCCAGATGAAAAGCAGGCAATTGAAAAATTAAGTATGGTGTAA